The following are encoded together in the Fundulus heteroclitus isolate FHET01 chromosome 19, MU-UCD_Fhet_4.1, whole genome shotgun sequence genome:
- the rcor1 gene encoding REST corepressor 1, which produces MPTMLERNSEAPVKKRGRAPASSGSGYPGAAANNGRKNLSGNETSTISCWEEGSSGSSSDEDHGGGGMRVGPQYQAVVPDFDPDVAKAAHLRDNLGMLVWIPSSCLNQTQLDEYIAIAKEKHGYNMEQALGMLFWHKHNIEKSLADLPNFTPFPDEWTVEDKVLFEQAFSFHGKSFHRIQQMLPDKSMASLVRFYYSWKKSRSKTSMMDRQTRKHRREQGDSDEEVENGTVNPSSDSEMDLNKDKKEPTSASEKVEVKPASSLKIGGKTSQRMKKRPPRGMFLNQQDVVSLSSTTAQGLTRQLDGQLVSIKRQIQTIKQTNSALKEKLGSGVEEFRQPEANPKFNNRWTTEEQLLAVQAIRKYGRDYQAISDVIGNKSVVQVKNFLVNYRRRFNLDEVLQEWEAEHEMEGGDVKAEDDKMMEENMNACAAEEDEAACQPKKEDSSLPMDSE; this is translated from the exons ATGCCGACGATGCTGGAGAGGAACTCGGAGGCTCCGGTGAAGAAGAGGGGCCGGGCCCCGGCCAGCAGCGGCAGCGGCTACCCCGGAGCAGCGGCGAACAACGGCAGGAAGAACTTGTCCGGTAACGAGACCAGCACCATCAGCTGCTGGGAAGAAGGAAGTTCAGGCTCCAGCAGCGACGAGGACCATG GTGGAGGAGGGATGCGAGTGGGACCGCAGTACCAGGCCGTGGTTCCGGACTTTGACCCGG ATGTTGCCAAGGCAGCTCACCTCAGAGACAACTTGGGGATGCTGGTTTGGATCCCCAGCAGCTGCCTGAACCAGACTCAAT TGGACGAGTACATTGCTATCGCCAAGGAGAAACACGGCTACAACATGGAACAG GCTCTGGGGATGCTCTTCTGGCACAAGCACAACATTGAAAAGTCTCTGGCTGACTTACCAAACTTCACTCCGTTTCCTGATGAGTGGACAGTGGAGGACAAAGTCTTGTTCGAGCAGGCCTTTAGCTTCCACGGGAAGAGTTTCCACCGCATCCAGCAGATG TTACCTGATAAGTCCATGGCCAGTCTGGTGCGTTTTTACTACTCCTGGAAGAAAAGTCGCAGTAAAACCAGCATGATGGACCGACAGACCCGGAAACACAGGCGGGAACAAGGAGACAG TGATGAAGAAGTGGAGAATGGGACTGTAAATCCTTCCAGCGACTCAGAGATGGACTTAAATAAAGACAAGAAGGAG CCGACTTCTGCATCAGAGAAAGTAGAAGTGAAACCAGCTTCCAGTCTGAAG ATAGGTGGGAAGACATCCCAGCGAATGAAGAAACGCCCTCCCAGAGGAATGTTTCTGAATCAACAGGACGTCGTTTCTCTGTCCTCTACAACTGCTCAGGGACTCACAAGACAGCTGGACGGTCAGCTGGTGTCCATAAAGAGACAG ATTCAGACCATCAAACAGACAAACAGTGCTCTGAAGGAGAAACTTGGCTCTGGAGTCGAGGAGTTCAGGCAACCTGAG gCAAACCCGAAGTTCAATAACCGTTGGACCACAGAAGAGCAGCTTCTTGCTGTCCAAG CTATCAGGAAGTATGGACGGGACTATCAGGCCATTTCAGACGTGATTGGCAACAAGTCGGTGGTCCAGGTGAAGAACTTTCTTGTGAACTACCGAAGAAGGTTTAACCTTGACGAGGTTCTCCAAGAGTGGGAAGCAGAACATGAAATGGAAGGTGGAGACGTCAAAGCA